In Zingiber officinale cultivar Zhangliang chromosome 1A, Zo_v1.1, whole genome shotgun sequence, a genomic segment contains:
- the LOC122038621 gene encoding homeobox-leucine zipper protein HAT5-like — translation MEERKLLGSSDFAVLLRNQGMYPGTHFPGSWEGRPATNTFDRPLFKPVELDDFGDDDSDDSLHHQEKKRRLTTDQIQFLENSFESENKLEPERKTRLAQVLGLKPRQVAIWFQNRRARWKTKQLEKDYEALKSSYDGLKVDHECLLKEKEELEAEVLSLTRKLLQKERNGCLESSEFNDRCRDKLPNPESPSSFNDLWQTVARKQEDISSANSTILDSGSPACIDEGGYSMLMELTSSSNAFELDNSDRSQIGEADDASDYDFLALEDNSCGYGLLWS, via the exons ATGGAGGAAAGGAAGCTCCTTGGGAGCTCAGACTTTGCAGTCCTGCTGCGGAACCAGGGGATGTACCCTGGAACTCACTTTCCTG GCTCATGGGAAGGCCGCCCAGCCACGAACACTTTCGATAGGCCTCTGTTTAAGCCTGTTGAGTTAGACGATTTCGGCGACGATGACTCGGATGATTCTCTCCATCACCAAGAAAAGAAGAGGCGGCTGACGACGGATCAAATTCAGTTCCTCGAGAACAGCTTTGAGTCGGAGAACAAACTCGAACCCGAGAGGAAGACTCGACTCGCGCAAGTCCTTGGGCTGAAGCCTAGGCAGGTTGCGATATGGTTCCAAAACCGTCGCGCGCGGTGGAAGACGAAGCAGTTGGAGAAGGACTACGAGGCCTTGAAGTCTAGCTATGATGGcctcaaggttgatcatgagtgCCTTCTCAAGGAAAAAGAAGAGCTAGAGGCTGAG GTTCTTTCCCTCACCAGAAAGCTTCTCCAAAAGGAGAGGAATGGCTGCCTGGAATCATCTGAGTTCAACGACAGATGTCGTGACAAGTTGCCGAACCCGGAATCCCCCTCGAGCTTCAATGATTTGTGGCAGACCGTGGCACGCAAGCAAGAAGACATCAGCTCTGCCAACAGCACCATATTAGACTCTGGAAGCCCTGCTTGCATTGATGAAGGTGGATACTCCATGCTAATGGAGCTCACCAGTTCCTCGAATGCCTTTGAGCTCGATAATTCAGACCGATCGCAGATTGGTGAGGCCGACGATGCTAGTGACTACGACTTCTTGGCTCTTGAGGATAACTCATGTGGCTATGGACTGCTTTGGTCTTAA